In Oreochromis niloticus isolate F11D_XX linkage group LG18, O_niloticus_UMD_NMBU, whole genome shotgun sequence, one genomic interval encodes:
- the rb1cc1 gene encoding RB1-inducible coiled-coil protein 1, translated as MKLYVFQVNNGSTLTFDTDLAVQTVQELKHAIQAKYKIAIPHQVLVVNGGECMAAERRVCSYSAGTETNPIFLFNKEMILSDRDPTIPKTTFSIESEIQVKVEESLLMPAVFHTVASRTQLALEMFEVANKLCSFCERLVHDEHLQHQGWAAIMANLDDCTLSYQKLLIKFNTAYTNYQHDLEEIKVKLTKLGTAVSVMAKIPLLECLTRQSYRESMEKSSSTPEKDSDETEEEKSTDSVLCTTEAQMHSKSSASFSASGTATCEPAEDQESNEMTDSGGLRAALLDDDTPELTNPSVFNVTLLDWINVQDRPNDVESVVRKCFDSINRLDPRIIQPFLTECHDTISKLDNQNMKSIKGLEDRLYALDQMLASCKKLVNEQKELAQGFLANQKRAENLKDTSVLPDLCMSHTNQLMIMLNNHRKLLEIKKKCTTAKQELANNLQVRLKWCCYVMLHADQDAEKLQALFRLLTELMERVRVVEALSTVPQMYCLAVVEVVRRKMFMRHYREWANALVKDGKQLYEAEKFKRESFGKLFRKSFLRNRLFRGLDSWPPTSFCTRRPRRFDDELPDISLEDLQYLKSCCPVEVQPFLMLPTVCNFEPLNHHIETLHQLVQAAQSVDEMSQTITDLLSEQRASYSQSAHRSTTLSPQSEMPATTTPVSPKTPSSLSLQGPSCQPLHVPVPAPLEDLSPDSIDAQTFDFETIGHPNMDPVLQQGSLDLDSLAESPESDFMSAVNEFVIEENLTSPNPISDPTSPEMMVESLYSSVINAIDNKRMQDTTILERENSKIAVLQQVIERYRIAAEESHSSLRNVKDDLCHLRGLVLKEQHDFGFVLRSMSTEVHNIVDSICQTHEQALKEQHQSELLAIRQDFEKEVKTLTEENQVNQSIVRDVQRAMLELEGLMERKEKELTQLENERERWIQTDGIQTDKITNLEQIVSDQVEENKKLAASRDSLSTQLENLHFEIERSQQKIRQELEVVAQNNLKELEDRMKHEHKAEMETLTKDNQEALENLAVENSAKLSKAADHHATAIKEKDSQVKDLEARIAELAELRCKLEVELALKESETEDLKRLFEESRIQQEEDVKSQIEAKTKVLGEELAVVKKELQLKNEEYEVDLAELRTLMRIEKDHCISELVDRHEEETILLRNKLSSLQQQAQEAGRNHAEQHRKLKEELDQQLAAVCEEKEKQLNSFQEREQELRTVISSLQQENDLLSQKVEQDRLAFEKHLEKEKATEAAAPDAFKELEHEKEEMEKRLLGKIRQLENELHEVRSSKSDEGLSLHADGRADAGAPLSLDSALQERLQQERASLQAQMELMEKKKNEEIQNMKTSLIAEQQTNFNTVLTREKMKKEQIISDLTEKLHKVTQQQEKDKALIEKLSEDRASVMQEKKHLEEELNRLRSTALVSSAFFNPNPSAQDASEAGAAAAAAARALPVAGACSSEPFAETDRLASVAAIRDDEHVDSAVEASMVTVHDTTMSEEKQRIILLERTLHMKEEENKRLSQRLMSQSMSSVSSRHSDKIAIRDFQVGDLVLIILDERHDNYVLFTVGPTLYFLHSESLTALDLKPASGTSRRPWVLGKVMEKEYCQAKKAQNRFKVPLGTKFYRVKAVPWNRKV; from the exons ATGAAGTTGTATGTGTTCCAGGTCAACAATGGCAGCACACTGACATTTGATACTGACCTTGCTGTCCAAAC TGTACAGGAGCTCAAACATGCCATCCAAGCCAAATATAAAATTGCAATTCCACATCAAGTCCTTGTTGTTAATGGAGGAGAATGTATGGCTGCAGAGAGACGGGTCTGCAGCTACAGTGCTGGCACT GAAACCAACCCAATATTCCTGTTCAACAAAGAGATGATCTTGTCTGACCGGGATCCAACGATCCCTAAAACCACCTTCTCAATTGAGAGTGAGATTCAGGTCAAGGTGGAGGAGTCTCTTTTGATGCCAGCTGTCTTTCACACTGTTGCCTCTCGAACACAACTTGCTCTG GAAATGTTTGAAGTTGCCAACAAACTTTGCTCTTTCTGTGAACGTTTGGTTCATGATGAACACCTTCAACACCAAGGCTGGGCTGCTATAATGGCTAATCTGGATGACTGCACCCTATCTTATCAGAAGTTGCTTATAAAATTCAACACAGCTTATACAAATTATCAGCATGACCTGGAGGAAATCAAAGTGAAACTTACAAA GTTAGGGACAGCAGTTTCAGTAATGGCCAAGATACCTCTGCTGGAATGTTTAACACGTCAGAGTTACAGAGAGAGCATGGAGAAGTCCAGCTCAACCCCTGAAAAGGATTCAGATGAGACggaagaagaaaaatccacTGACTCTGTGCTCTGCACAACTGAAGCACAGATGCACTCCAAGTCATCAGCATccttctccgcttcagggacagCCACTTGTGAGCCAGCTGAGGACCAGGAATCAAATGAAATGACTGACAGTGGTGGCCTGAGAGCTGCACTATTAGATGATGACACACCAGAGCTCACCAACCCGTCCGTCTTCAATGTTACATTATTAGATTGGATCAACGTCCAGGACAGGCCCAATGATGTGGAATCAGTTGTAAGGAAATGTTTTGACTCCATCAATAGG CTTGACCCGCGGATCATTCAGCCTTTCCTAACAGAATGTCATGACACAATTTCCAAGCTAGATAATCAAAACATGAAATCCATCAAAGGGCTTGAAGACAGGTTGTATGCTCTAGACCAAATGCTTGCAAGCTGCAAGAAGTTGGTGAATGAACAGAAAGAACTTGCTCAG GGATttttggccaatcagaagcGGGCTGAAAACCTGAAGGATACATCTGTTCTGCCTGATTTGTGTATGAGTCACACCAACCAGCTGATGATCATGCTGAACAACCACAGAAAGCTGCTGGAAATTAAAAAGAAGTGCACCACTGCCAAACAAGAGCTAGCAAACAACCTTCAAGTCAGACTTAA ATGGTGCTGCTACGTGATGCTTCATGCAGACCAGGATGCAGAGAAGCTTCAGGCTCTATTCAGACTTCTAACTGAGCTAATGGAAAGAGTGAGGGTGGTGGAGGCCCTCAGTACCGTGCCCCAGATGTACTGCTTGGCAGTCGTTGAAGTAGTCAGGAGAAAAATGTTCATGCGCCACTACAGAGAG tgggcCAATGCACTTGTCAAGGATGGAAAACAACTGTATGAGGCAGAGAAATTTAAACGGGAATCCTTTGGGAAACTCTTTC gAAAGTCTTTTCTCCGAAATCGGTTGTTTAGAGGACTTGATTCATGGCCTCCAACATCATTTTGT ACACGAAGGCCAAGAAGGTTTGATGATGAACTTCCAGACATCTCACTTGAGGACCTGCAGTACTTGAAATCTTGTTGTCCTGTTGAGGTGCAGCCTTTCCTCAT GCTTCCCACAGTGTGCAACTTTGAGCCCTTAAATCACCACATAGAGACACTTCACCAGCTGGTCCAAGCTGCGCAGAGCGTGGATGAGATGTCACAGACAATTACTGACCTGCTAAGTGAACAAAGG GCATCTTATAGTCAGAGTGCCCACAGATCAACTACATTGTCTCCTCAGTCTGAAATGCCTGCTACCACAACACCGGTGTCGCCCAAAACTCCTTCCTCTCTCAGCCTTCAGGGCCCCAGCTGCCAACCCCTTCATGTTCCTGTCCCAGCTCCTCTAGAGGACTTATCGCCAGACAGCATtgatgcacaaacatttgactttGAAACCATTGGCCATCCAAACATGGATCCAGTCCTACAGCAGGGATCCCTTGATTTAGATTCTCTGGCAGAAAGCCCTGAATCAGACTTCATGTCTGCTGTCAACGAGTTTGTGATTGAAGAGAACTTGACCTCTCCGAACCCTATCAGTGATCCTACTAGCCCTGAAATGATGGTGGAATCTTTGTATTCATCAGTCATTAATGCTATTGATAACAAGCGAATGCAAGATACCACAATACTAGAGAGAGAGAACTCAAAGATCGCTGTTCTTCAGCAAGTTATTGAGAGGTATCGAATTGCTGCAGAGGAGTCCCATTCCAGCTTAAGAAATGTAAAGGATGACCTGTGTCATTTACGAGGTCTAGTATTAAAAGAACAACATGACTTTGGCTTTGTTCTGCGTAGTATGAGCACAGAGGTGCACAATATTGTGGACAGCATCTGCCAGACCCATGAACAAGCGCTGAAGGAGCAGCATCAAAGTGAGCTTCTGGCCATACGGCAGGACTTTGAGAAGGAGGTAAAGACACTAACCGAGGAAAACCAAGTAAACCAGAGTATTGTTAGAGATGTTCAGCGTGCAATGCTGGAGCTTGAAGGGCTTATGGAGCGCAAGGAGAAGGAACTGACTCAGCTTGAGAATGAGAGAGAGCGATGGATTCAAACAGATGGTATTCAGACTGATAAGATCACCAACCTGGAACAGATTGTCAGTGATCaagttgaagaaaataagaagcTTGCAGCCTCGAGAGACTCTTTGTCCACTCAGCTTGAGAATCTGCACTTTGAGATTGAACGCAGTCAGCAGAAGATCCGACAGGAGCTGGAAGTTGTTGCACAGAACAATTTAAAAGAGTTGGAGGACAGAATGAAGCATGAACACAAGGCAGAAATGGAGACCCTGACCAAGGATAACCAAGAGGCTCTGGAAAATCTTGCTGTTGAAAATAGTGCTAAGTTAAGCAAGGCAGCTGATCACCATGCCACTGCTATAAAAGAGAAGGACAGTCAGGTCAAGGACTTGGAGGCTCGGATAGCTGAGCTTGCAGAACTCCGCTGCAAGTTAGAGGTGGAGTTAGCCCTCAAAGAATCAGAGACAGAAGACTTAAAGCGCTTGTTTGAGGAGTCCAGGATACAGCAGGAAGAGGATGTCAAATCCCAAATAGAGGCTAAGACCAAAGTTCTTGGTGAAGAACTGGCAGTTGTCAAAAAAGAGCTTCAGCTAAAGAATGAAGAGTATGAAGTGGACCTAGCAGAGCTTAGGACTCTCATGAGGATTGAGAAGGACCACTGCATCTCAGAGCTTGTTGACAGACACGAAGAGGAGACTATTTTGTTGAGGAACAAGCTCTCTTCCCTGCAGCAGCAAGCCCAGGAGGCTGGGAGGAACCACGCTGAGCAGCATCGGAAACTTAAAGAGGAATTAGATCAGCAACTGGCTGCTGtctgtgaagaaaaagaaaagcaactgaATAGTTTCCAAGAACGGGAGCAGGAGTTGAGGACTGTTATCAGCAGTTTGCAGCAAGAAAATGACCTGCTTTCGCAAAAAGTAGAGCAGGACAGACTTGCATTTGAGAAACATttagagaaagaaaaggccacTGAGGCTGCAGCACCAGATGCCTTTAAAGAGTTAGAGCATGAGAAAGAGGAGATGGAGAAGAGACTCTTAGGCAAGATTAGACAACTTGaaaatgagcttcatgaggtccgGTCCTCAAAAAG TGATGAAGGGTTGTCCCTGCATGCTGACGGACGTGCAGATGCCGGAGCACCTCTGTCTCTAGACTCAGCACTACAAGAGCGTCTGCAACAGGAAAGGGCCTCTCTGCAGGCACAGATGGAGCTcatggagaaaaagaagaatgaggagatacagaatatgaaaacaTCACTTATTGCAGAGCAGCAG ACAAATTTCAACACAGTTCTAACACGAGAGAAGATGAAAAAGGAGCAGATCATCAGTGATCTCACGGAGAAGTTACataaagttacccagcagcaggagaAAGATAAAG CTCTGATAGAGAAACTGTCTGAGGATCGGGCTAGTGTGATGcaggaaaagaaacatttgGAAGAGGAGCTCAACCGTTTGCGCAGCACTGCACTGGTCTCCTCTGCCTTCTTCAACCCTAACCCCTCAGCTCAAGATGCCTCAGAAGCCGgggcggcagcagcagcagcagctagaGCTCTGCCCGTTGCTGGGGCTTGTTCTTCTGAGCCCTTCGCTGAAACTGACAGATTGGCCTCTGTGGCAGCCATTCGAGATGACGAACATGTTGATTCAGCAGTGGAAGCCAGCATGGTGACCGTCCA tGATACTacgatgtcagaggagaaaCAGCGGATAATCTTACTTGAGAGG ACTTTGCACATgaaggaagaagaaaacaagCGTCTCAGTCAAAGACTG ATGTCTCAGAGCATGTCGTCTGTGTCATCACGGCATTCAGACAAAATCGCCATCAGAGA TTTCCAGGTAGGCGATTTGGTTCTAATCATCTTGGATGAAAGGCACGACAACTACGTGCTCTTCACAGTTGGTCCCACCCTCTACTTCCTCCATTCTGAGTCTCTTACTGCACTGGACCTCAAACCAG catCAGGGACCTCAAGACGGCCGTGGGTGCTTGGAAAGGTGATGGAGAAGGAGTATTGCCAGGCAAAAAAG GCCCAGAACAGATTCAAGGTTCCTTTAGGAACCAAGTTCTACAGAGTGAAAGCTGTTCCATGGAATAGAAAAGTATAA